Proteins found in one Paraburkholderia caballeronis genomic segment:
- a CDS encoding DUF2065 domain-containing protein, which produces MDIAGSLLLAIALMLIIEGMFPFVFPTAWQDTFRRIAERPPHHIRLGGLVVMGLGLVLLMLAT; this is translated from the coding sequence ATGGACATAGCCGGCTCGCTGTTGCTCGCGATTGCGTTGATGCTGATTATCGAGGGCATGTTTCCGTTTGTTTTTCCGACGGCCTGGCAGGACACGTTTCGCAGGATCGCCGAGCGGCCGCCGCATCACATCCGCCTGGGCGGCCTCGTCGTGATGGGGCTCGGCCTTGTGCTGCTGATGCTCGCGACCTGA
- a CDS encoding phosphoribosyltransferase — MIQMTDPRNDDKNLWVGWDEYHRLIELLALKVHDSGWKFDKILCLARGGLRVGDQLSRIYDLPLAILATSSYREAAGTQQGDLDIAQYITMTRGELTGNVLLVDDLVDSGVTLARVQQHLKERYPAVTGVRSAVLWYKGCSKVKPDYSVQYLPTNPWIHQPFEEWDTVRPHNLGAWIKRGRQNADADTQA; from the coding sequence ATGATCCAGATGACGGACCCGCGCAACGACGACAAGAACCTGTGGGTCGGATGGGACGAGTACCACCGGCTGATCGAACTGCTCGCGCTGAAGGTGCACGACTCGGGCTGGAAGTTCGACAAGATCCTGTGCCTCGCGCGCGGCGGTCTGCGCGTCGGCGATCAGCTGTCGCGCATCTACGACCTGCCGCTCGCGATTCTCGCGACCAGTTCGTATCGCGAGGCGGCCGGCACCCAGCAGGGCGACCTCGACATCGCGCAGTACATCACGATGACGCGCGGCGAACTCACCGGCAACGTGCTGCTGGTCGACGACCTCGTCGATTCCGGCGTCACGCTGGCCCGCGTGCAGCAGCATCTGAAGGAGCGTTATCCGGCGGTGACCGGCGTGCGCTCCGCCGTGCTGTGGTACAAGGGCTGCTCGAAGGTGAAGCCCGACTACTCGGTGCAGTATCTGCCGACCAATCCGTGGATCCACCAGCCGTTCGAGGAGTGGGACACGGTGCGCCCGCACAACCTCGGCGCGTGGATCAAGCGCGGCCGTCAGAACGCGGATGCGGACACCCAAGCCTGA
- a CDS encoding potassium transporter Kup, translating to MTNSKHVAKQPLPSLAVAAIGVVFGDIGTSPLYSLKEAFSPSHGIPLTDTSILGVISLLFWAIVIVVSVKYVLFVMRADNNGEGGVLALMALSLRSFNRKSRAAAVLTALGIFGACMFYGDAVITPAISVMSAVEGLEIAAPKLSHLVLPLTMGILIALFWIQRHGTALVGRLFGPIMVLWFVTIAALGVLHIVRSPGVIAALNPYYAFSFMAAHLLQAYVVLGSVVLVLTGAEALYADMGHFGAKPIRCAWYALVMPSLVLNYFGQGALLMRDHRAIENPFFLMAPEWALLPLVVLSTVATVIASQAVISGAYSLTSQAILLGYVPRMKVLHTSDLAIGQIYVPVVNWMLLFIILCIVIGFKSSDNLAAAYGIAVTATMVITTVLACVVMVEVWNWNKVLVGLIIAGFMTVDLGFFGANLLKVEEGGWLPLGIGGLLFFLLMTWYKGRMIVKERTAADGIPLMPFLQGLLAHPPHRVSGTAIYLTGSDTLVPVSLLHNLKHNKVLHERTIFLTFVTSDIPYVEDAERVTMKDIGGGLYVVRAAYGFNETPDVKAVLQYVGRAHDMTFEMMDTSFFLARETVVPTQLPGMSIWRERVFAWMHQNAAKPTDFFSIPANRVVELGTKIEI from the coding sequence ATGACAAATAGCAAGCACGTGGCAAAGCAGCCTCTGCCGTCCCTGGCCGTCGCCGCGATCGGCGTGGTTTTCGGCGACATCGGCACGAGCCCGCTGTATTCGCTGAAAGAGGCATTCAGTCCGTCACACGGAATTCCGCTTACCGATACGTCGATCCTCGGCGTGATCTCGCTGCTGTTCTGGGCGATCGTGATCGTCGTCAGCGTCAAGTACGTGCTGTTCGTGATGCGCGCCGACAACAACGGCGAGGGCGGCGTGCTCGCGTTGATGGCGCTGTCGCTGCGCTCGTTCAATCGCAAGAGCAGGGCTGCGGCCGTGCTGACCGCGCTCGGCATCTTCGGCGCATGCATGTTCTACGGCGACGCGGTGATCACGCCCGCGATCTCGGTGATGTCGGCGGTCGAAGGGCTCGAAATCGCCGCGCCGAAGCTGTCGCATCTGGTGCTGCCGCTGACGATGGGGATCCTGATCGCGCTGTTCTGGATCCAGCGCCACGGCACGGCGCTCGTCGGCCGGCTGTTCGGTCCGATCATGGTGCTGTGGTTCGTGACGATCGCCGCGCTCGGTGTCCTGCATATCGTGCGCTCGCCGGGGGTCATCGCGGCGCTCAATCCGTACTATGCGTTCTCGTTCATGGCCGCGCATCTGCTGCAGGCGTACGTGGTGCTCGGTTCGGTCGTGCTGGTGCTGACCGGCGCGGAGGCGCTGTACGCGGACATGGGCCACTTCGGCGCGAAGCCGATCCGCTGCGCGTGGTATGCGCTCGTGATGCCGTCGCTGGTGCTGAACTACTTCGGCCAGGGCGCGCTGCTGATGCGCGACCATCGCGCGATCGAAAATCCGTTCTTCCTGATGGCGCCGGAGTGGGCGCTGCTGCCGCTCGTCGTGCTGTCGACGGTCGCGACGGTGATCGCGTCGCAGGCGGTGATCTCCGGCGCGTATTCGCTGACGAGCCAGGCGATCCTGCTCGGCTACGTGCCGCGGATGAAGGTGCTGCACACGTCCGATCTCGCGATCGGGCAGATCTACGTGCCGGTCGTGAACTGGATGCTGCTGTTCATCATCCTGTGCATCGTGATCGGCTTCAAGAGTTCGGACAACCTCGCGGCCGCGTACGGCATCGCGGTGACGGCGACGATGGTGATTACGACGGTGCTCGCGTGCGTCGTGATGGTCGAGGTGTGGAACTGGAACAAGGTGCTGGTCGGGCTCATCATCGCGGGGTTCATGACCGTCGATCTCGGCTTCTTCGGCGCGAACCTGCTGAAGGTCGAGGAGGGCGGCTGGCTGCCGCTCGGCATCGGCGGGCTGCTGTTCTTCCTGCTGATGACCTGGTACAAGGGGCGCATGATCGTGAAGGAGCGCACCGCCGCCGACGGCATCCCGCTGATGCCGTTCCTGCAGGGGCTGCTCGCGCATCCGCCGCATCGCGTGTCGGGCACCGCGATCTATCTGACCGGCAGCGACACGCTGGTGCCGGTGAGCCTGCTGCACAACCTGAAGCACAACAAGGTGCTGCACGAACGCACGATCTTCCTGACCTTCGTCACGAGCGACATTCCGTATGTCGAAGACGCGGAGCGCGTGACGATGAAGGACATCGGCGGCGGGCTGTACGTGGTGCGCGCCGCGTATGGCTTCAACGAGACGCCGGACGTGAAGGCGGTGTTGCAGTACGTGGGCCGCGCGCACGACATGACGTTCGAGATGATGGACACGTCGTTTTTCCTCGCGCGCGAGACGGTGGTGCCGACGCAGTTGCCCGGCATGTCGATCTGGCGCGAGCGTGTGTTCGCATGGATGCATCAGAACGCCGCGAAGCCGACCGACTTCTTCAGCATTCCGGCGAACCGGGTGGTCGAACTGGGGACGAAGATCGAGATTTGA
- a CDS encoding ATP phosphoribosyltransferase regulatory subunit: protein MSTWLLPENIADVLPSEARKIEELRRRLLDRFRAYGYEMVMPPLLEYLESLLIGSGRDLNLRTFKLVDQLSGRTLGLRADITPQVARIDAHLLNRQGVTRLCYAGNVLHTRPRGLHATREQIQIGAEIYGHAGLEADLEIQQLMLDALRLAGLGKVRLGLCHAGILEALIDADPAAAALGETLYEALAGKDVPDLADLTAGLQPQTRDALRALPSLYGDATVIDEARERLPALPGIARALDELAFLVREINGAELMIDLADLGGYAYHRGVMFLAYVDGVPNAVARGGRYDQVGEAYGRARAATGFSLDLREVARISPVEARSSAILAPWRHDDALNASVAALRDAGEVVIQALPGHEHDVDEFACDRVLVERDGAWVVEARP, encoded by the coding sequence ATGTCGACCTGGTTACTTCCCGAAAATATCGCCGATGTGCTGCCTTCCGAGGCGCGCAAGATCGAAGAACTGCGCCGCCGCCTGCTGGACCGCTTCCGCGCGTACGGCTACGAAATGGTGATGCCGCCGCTGCTCGAATACCTGGAGTCGCTGCTGATCGGCAGCGGGCGCGACCTGAACCTGCGCACGTTCAAGCTCGTCGATCAACTGTCGGGCCGCACGCTCGGCCTGCGCGCGGACATCACGCCGCAGGTCGCGCGGATCGACGCGCACCTGCTGAACCGCCAGGGCGTGACCCGCCTGTGCTACGCGGGCAACGTGCTGCATACGCGTCCGCGCGGGCTGCATGCGACGCGCGAGCAGATCCAGATCGGCGCGGAAATCTACGGCCACGCGGGTCTCGAAGCGGATCTGGAGATCCAGCAGTTGATGCTCGACGCGCTGCGTCTCGCGGGGCTCGGGAAGGTGCGGCTCGGCCTGTGCCACGCGGGCATTCTTGAGGCGCTGATCGACGCGGACCCGGCGGCAGCCGCGCTCGGCGAGACATTGTATGAAGCGCTTGCAGGCAAGGACGTGCCGGACCTCGCGGACCTGACCGCCGGCCTGCAACCGCAGACGCGCGACGCGTTGCGCGCGCTGCCGTCGCTGTATGGCGACGCGACGGTGATCGACGAGGCGCGCGAGCGTCTGCCTGCGTTGCCCGGCATCGCGCGCGCGCTCGACGAACTCGCGTTCCTCGTGCGCGAGATCAACGGTGCGGAATTGATGATCGACCTCGCGGACCTCGGTGGCTACGCGTATCACCGGGGCGTGATGTTCCTCGCGTATGTGGACGGCGTGCCGAACGCGGTCGCGCGCGGCGGGCGTTACGACCAGGTCGGCGAGGCGTATGGCCGCGCGCGCGCGGCCACAGGCTTCTCGCTGGATCTGCGCGAAGTGGCGCGCATTTCGCCCGTCGAGGCGCGCAGCAGCGCGATCCTCGCACCGTGGCGTCATGACGACGCGCTGAACGCGAGCGTCGCCGCGTTGCGCGACGCGGGCGAGGTCGTGATCCAGGCGCTGCCGGGCCACGAACACGACGTGGACGAGTTCGCATGCGACCGCGTGCTGGTCGAGCGCGACGGCGCGTGGGTCGTCGAGGCGCGGCCCTGA
- the hflK gene encoding FtsH protease activity modulator HflK has product MNDYNKRTGWQRARAIFSLNDPRWGRGDGNGQRQDESRRPQGSDKGDGPPDLDEMWRDFNRRLSSLFGRKGKGRGPGGVGPRPDGGHGARIGVGIVIGVLIAIYLGSGVFVVQEGQAGVVLQFGQYRHTVGQGVHWRLPYPFQTHETVNIGQVRSVEIGRSNLVRPANVKDASVLTRDGDILEVRFTVQYQVKQPTDYLFHSVDPDLSVTRAAQAAVRTVVGAHGTSDLLYEEDREPIRAQLADAIQSSLDASRTGLEVTGVTIQGVQAPDQVQAAFDDAAKAHQDRERAKRDAQAYADQLLPKAQADAARMIEDAKAYSDQVVAQSQGDAERFTRVYEQYAKAPAVIRHRMYLDTMQHIYSNATKVFVDSKSGNNVLYLPLDRIADAGRQRAAAENGASAAPAAGAAAAQAGDAQGQGQGQGQTQAQGPADGPAAPASDAAAGAAGNSLRSRDALRNRSRQDDVQ; this is encoded by the coding sequence GTGAACGATTACAACAAGCGGACTGGCTGGCAGCGCGCGCGCGCCATTTTTTCGCTGAACGACCCCCGCTGGGGCCGCGGCGACGGCAATGGCCAGCGCCAGGACGAGTCGCGTCGCCCGCAGGGCAGCGATAAAGGCGACGGTCCGCCCGATCTCGACGAAATGTGGCGCGACTTCAATCGCCGCCTGTCCAGCCTGTTCGGCCGCAAGGGGAAGGGGCGCGGGCCGGGCGGCGTCGGGCCGCGGCCCGACGGCGGTCACGGTGCGCGCATCGGCGTCGGCATCGTGATCGGCGTATTGATCGCGATCTATCTTGGCAGCGGCGTGTTCGTCGTGCAGGAAGGCCAGGCCGGCGTCGTGCTGCAGTTCGGCCAGTATCGCCACACGGTCGGCCAGGGCGTGCACTGGCGCCTGCCGTATCCGTTCCAGACGCACGAGACCGTCAACATCGGTCAGGTCCGCTCGGTCGAGATCGGCCGCAGCAACCTCGTGCGTCCCGCCAACGTGAAGGATGCATCGGTGCTCACGCGCGACGGCGACATTCTCGAAGTGCGCTTCACCGTGCAGTACCAGGTCAAGCAGCCGACCGACTATCTGTTCCACAGCGTCGATCCCGACTTGAGCGTCACGCGCGCCGCGCAAGCCGCGGTGCGCACGGTGGTCGGCGCGCACGGCACCAGCGATCTGCTTTACGAAGAGGATCGCGAGCCGATCCGCGCGCAGCTCGCGGACGCGATCCAGAGTTCGCTCGACGCGTCGCGCACCGGCCTCGAAGTGACCGGCGTGACGATCCAGGGCGTGCAGGCGCCGGACCAGGTGCAGGCCGCGTTCGACGATGCGGCGAAGGCGCATCAGGATCGCGAGCGCGCGAAGCGCGATGCGCAGGCCTACGCGGACCAGTTGCTGCCGAAGGCGCAGGCCGACGCGGCGCGGATGATCGAGGACGCGAAGGCCTACAGCGACCAGGTCGTCGCGCAGTCGCAGGGCGACGCGGAGCGCTTCACGCGCGTGTACGAGCAATATGCGAAAGCGCCGGCCGTGATTCGCCACCGGATGTATCTGGACACGATGCAGCACATCTATTCGAACGCGACGAAGGTGTTCGTCGACAGCAAGTCGGGCAACAACGTGCTGTATCTGCCGCTCGACAGGATTGCCGACGCGGGCCGTCAGCGCGCGGCCGCGGAGAACGGCGCAAGCGCCGCTCCGGCGGCGGGCGCAGCGGCCGCTCAAGCGGGCGACGCGCAGGGGCAGGGGCAGGGGCAAGGCCAAACGCAGGCACAGGGTCCGGCCGACGGCCCCGCCGCGCCGGCCAGCGATGCGGCTGCCGGCGCCGCCGGCAACTCGCTGCGGTCGCGGGACGCGCTGCGTAATCGCAGCCGTCAGGACGACGTGCAATAA
- a CDS encoding adenylosuccinate synthase has product MSASAVNVTPGRNVVVVGTQWGDEGKGKIVDWLTDHAQGVVRFQGGHNAGHTLIIGGKKTILRLIPSGIMRAGVACYIGNGVVLSPEALFKEIGELESVGIDVQKRLFISDATTLILPYHIAIDQARETRRGAGKIGTTGRGIGPAYEDKVGRRGLRVQDLFEPAAFADRLRDNLDFHNFVLTQYLGAAAVDFQQTLDTMLSYADRLKPMVTDVSRRLYDVNRAGGNLLFEGAQGTLLDIDHGTYPFVTSSNCVAGAASAGAGVGPQQLNYILGITKAYCTRVGSGPFPSELYDADNPARQVPVGLTLANVGKEFGSVTGRPRRTGWLDAAALRRSIQINGVTGLCITKLDVLDGLDEVQLCVGYKVDGKDVDILPRGASLVAACEPVYETFAGWQESTIGITQWDALPKSAQAYLSRVQEVAGVPIDMVSTGPDRDETILLRHPFKV; this is encoded by the coding sequence ATGTCTGCCAGCGCAGTGAATGTAACCCCGGGGCGCAACGTCGTCGTCGTGGGCACCCAGTGGGGAGATGAGGGCAAGGGCAAGATCGTCGACTGGCTGACGGACCACGCCCAGGGCGTCGTGCGTTTCCAGGGCGGCCACAACGCCGGCCATACGCTCATCATCGGCGGCAAGAAAACCATTCTGCGGCTGATCCCTTCGGGCATCATGCGCGCGGGCGTCGCCTGCTACATCGGCAACGGCGTGGTGCTGTCTCCCGAGGCCCTGTTCAAGGAAATCGGCGAACTCGAAAGCGTCGGCATCGACGTGCAGAAGCGTCTGTTCATCTCGGACGCCACCACCCTGATCCTCCCGTATCACATCGCGATCGACCAGGCGCGCGAAACGCGGCGCGGCGCCGGCAAGATCGGCACGACCGGTCGCGGCATCGGCCCGGCTTACGAGGACAAGGTCGGCCGCCGCGGGCTGCGCGTGCAGGACCTGTTCGAGCCAGCCGCGTTCGCGGACCGTCTGCGCGACAACCTCGATTTCCACAACTTCGTGCTGACGCAGTATCTCGGCGCGGCGGCGGTCGATTTCCAGCAGACGCTCGACACGATGCTGAGCTATGCAGACCGTCTGAAGCCGATGGTCACCGACGTGTCGCGGCGTCTGTACGACGTGAACCGCGCGGGCGGCAACCTGCTGTTCGAAGGCGCGCAAGGCACGCTGCTCGACATCGATCACGGCACCTATCCGTTCGTCACGTCGAGCAACTGCGTTGCCGGCGCGGCGTCGGCGGGCGCGGGCGTCGGTCCGCAGCAACTGAACTACATCCTCGGCATCACGAAGGCGTATTGCACGCGCGTCGGTTCCGGCCCGTTCCCGAGCGAACTGTACGACGCGGATAACCCCGCGCGTCAGGTTCCGGTCGGTCTCACGCTCGCGAACGTCGGCAAGGAATTCGGCTCGGTCACCGGCCGTCCGCGCCGCACCGGCTGGCTCGACGCGGCCGCGCTGCGCCGCTCGATCCAGATCAACGGCGTGACCGGCCTGTGCATCACGAAGCTCGACGTGCTCGACGGCCTCGACGAAGTGCAACTGTGCGTCGGCTACAAGGTCGACGGCAAGGACGTCGACATCCTGCCGCGCGGCGCGTCGCTCGTCGCCGCGTGCGAGCCGGTGTACGAAACGTTCGCCGGCTGGCAGGAAAGCACGATCGGCATCACGCAGTGGGACGCGCTGCCGAAGAGCGCGCAGGCGTATCTGTCGCGCGTGCAGGAAGTCGCCGGCGTGCCGATCGACATGGTGTCGACCGGCCCGGATCGCGACGAGACGATCCTGCTGCGTCACCCGTTCAAGGTCTGA
- the hflX gene encoding GTPase HflX, which translates to MINAALVGIDFGKTDFEASLEELSLLAQSAGAHPAVTLTGRRTSPDAAMFVGSGKAEELRVACEANDVEIVIFNHALAPAQQRNLERALNRRVIDRTSLILDIFAQRARSHEGKLQVELAQLQYLSTRLVRAWTHLERQKGGIGLRGPGETQLETDRRLIGERIKMLQGRLAKLRRQHGTQRRQRQRARTMSVSLVGYTNAGKSTLFNALTKAQAYAADQLFATLDTTSRRVYLGDEVGQVVMSDTVGFIRELPHQLVAAFRATLEETVQADLLLHVVDASSAVRLEQIEQVNGVLRDIGADAIRQVLVFNKIDAVPELAARGGTVERDEYGNISRVFLSARTGAGLDALRAAIAEIASAEPLADASQTLTADDWYAALHEPRKVPEHGH; encoded by the coding sequence TTGATCAACGCAGCGCTCGTCGGCATCGACTTCGGCAAGACCGATTTCGAAGCCAGTCTCGAAGAACTCAGCCTGCTCGCGCAAAGCGCGGGCGCCCATCCCGCCGTTACCTTGACCGGGCGACGCACGAGTCCCGATGCCGCGATGTTCGTCGGCAGCGGCAAGGCCGAAGAACTGCGCGTCGCATGCGAAGCGAACGACGTCGAGATCGTGATCTTCAATCACGCGCTCGCGCCGGCCCAGCAACGCAATCTGGAGCGCGCGCTTAATCGCCGCGTGATCGACCGCACCAGCCTGATCCTCGACATCTTCGCGCAGCGCGCGCGCAGCCACGAAGGCAAGCTGCAGGTCGAGCTTGCACAGTTGCAGTATCTTTCCACTCGCCTCGTGCGCGCATGGACTCACCTTGAACGGCAGAAAGGCGGTATCGGTCTGCGCGGTCCTGGCGAAACGCAGCTCGAAACCGACCGCCGGCTGATCGGCGAGCGCATCAAGATGCTGCAGGGCCGGCTCGCGAAGCTGCGCCGCCAGCATGGCACGCAGCGCCGTCAGCGGCAGCGCGCCCGCACGATGTCGGTGTCGCTCGTCGGTTATACGAACGCGGGCAAATCGACGCTGTTCAACGCGTTGACGAAGGCGCAGGCGTATGCGGCCGACCAGCTGTTCGCGACGCTCGACACGACGTCGCGCCGCGTGTATCTCGGCGACGAGGTCGGCCAGGTGGTGATGTCCGACACCGTCGGCTTCATTCGCGAGCTGCCGCACCAACTGGTCGCCGCGTTTCGTGCGACGCTCGAAGAAACAGTGCAGGCCGACCTGCTGCTGCACGTCGTCGATGCGTCGAGCGCGGTGCGGCTCGAACAGATCGAGCAGGTGAACGGCGTGTTGCGCGACATCGGCGCGGACGCGATCCGGCAGGTGCTGGTGTTCAACAAGATTGACGCGGTGCCTGAACTGGCGGCCCGCGGCGGGACGGTCGAACGGGATGAGTATGGTAATATTTCGCGCGTCTTTTTGAGCGCGCGCACCGGCGCCGGACTCGATGCGCTGCGCGCCGCGATCGCCGAAATCGCCTCGGCCGAACCGCTTGCAGACGCGTCTCAGACCCTGACCGCCGACGACTGGTACGCAGCACTGCACGAACCTCGCAAGGTGCCCGAGCACGGCCACTGA
- the hflC gene encoding protease modulator HflC — protein sequence MNRIVALVAVIVVLLLVASSTVFVVDPRHVAIVSSGDGAPTLANPGLHVKLPPPLQTTTLIDTRIQSFDAADADRFTTSDKTELLVNPVIRYRVSDALKLFAATNGDPQTLSDRLSSLSRDALGDAFAKFTLADALSQQQKLTDAARDTLKEAAAPLGIEVLGVSLTRVDYPSELAETVFKRMSAAREQVAADERAQGAAEAQQVKDDAARKRDALLADAYSQAQAIKGEGDGKAAAIAAEAFGRDPQFYQFYQSLQAYRNSFRPGDVIVVDSSSDFFRFMRSAYGDAASAPAATPRRH from the coding sequence ATGAACCGAATCGTTGCGCTCGTCGCTGTCATCGTCGTGCTGCTGCTCGTTGCGTCGTCGACGGTGTTCGTCGTCGATCCCCGCCATGTCGCGATCGTGTCGTCGGGCGACGGCGCGCCGACGCTCGCCAACCCCGGCCTGCACGTAAAGCTGCCGCCGCCGTTGCAGACCACGACGTTGATCGACACGCGGATCCAGTCGTTCGACGCGGCCGACGCCGATCGCTTCACGACGTCGGATAAAACCGAACTGCTCGTGAACCCGGTGATCCGTTATCGCGTGTCCGATGCGCTGAAGCTGTTCGCCGCAACGAATGGCGATCCGCAGACGCTGTCGGACCGGCTGTCGTCGCTGTCTCGCGACGCGCTCGGCGACGCGTTCGCGAAGTTCACGCTGGCCGACGCGCTGTCGCAGCAGCAGAAGCTGACCGACGCCGCGCGCGATACGCTGAAGGAAGCGGCCGCGCCGCTCGGCATCGAGGTGCTCGGCGTGTCGCTGACGCGGGTCGACTATCCGTCCGAACTGGCGGAGACGGTGTTCAAGCGTATGAGCGCCGCGCGCGAGCAGGTCGCCGCCGACGAGCGCGCGCAGGGCGCCGCCGAAGCGCAGCAGGTCAAGGACGACGCGGCGCGCAAGCGCGACGCGCTGCTCGCGGACGCATACAGCCAGGCGCAGGCGATCAAGGGCGAAGGCGACGGCAAGGCCGCCGCGATCGCCGCCGAAGCGTTCGGCCGCGACCCGCAGTTCTACCAGTTCTATCAGAGCCTGCAGGCGTACCGGAACAGCTTCCGGCCGGGCGACGTGATCGTCGTCGATTCGTCCAGCGACTTCTTCCGCTTCATGCGCAGCGCGTACGGGGATGCGGCGTCCGCTCCCGCTGCGACGCCGCGCCGACACTAG